The genomic segment GCGTGGCGTACTGCTTGATCTCGATGACACGCTGATCGATCACCACGGAGCGGTGCGGGCGGCGCTCGACCTGTGGTTGCCCGAGCTCGGGGTCGCGTCGACTTCGGAGACTTCTGCGCTCTGGGACGAGGTGCAGGAGCGGCACATGGTGGCCTGGCGCGAGCGCCGGGTGAGCTTTGCCGAGCAGCGGCGGCGACGGCTGCGCGACTTCCTGCCGCAGATTCGGATCCCGTACGAGGAAAACGACCTGGACCCCATCTTCGAGGGCTATCTGCGGGCGTACGAGTCCTCGTGGCGGCGCTTCCCCGACGTGGACGAGGCGCTGGCCGCGCTCGGGGCCGCGGGCCTGACCACCGCGGTGCTCACCAACGGCACGGTCGAGCAGCAACGCGCAAAACTCGCCAAGGCGGGGCTCGAGGGCCGGGTCGGTCCGCTGTTCACGGTCGAGGACCTGGGCGTGGCCAAGCCGTCGCCCGACGCGTTCCGGCTGGCCTGTGAGCGCATCGGGCTCGAACCGGCCCGGGTCGTCAGCGTCGGCGACCGGCACGACCTGGACGTGCTGCCCGCCCGCGCGGCGGGGCTGCGCGCCATCCATCTCGACCGGCGCGACGCCGGGCCGCACGACGAGCCCGACCGCCTGACCACACTGACCGGCCTGGCCGCGGCGCTGTCCCGTTAGGGCCTGTCCTGCCGCTCACGCGGGGCTGCGGCGTGGCCCAGGCGGCGCCTGACGGCGTCCGGGAAACGGCCACATACAACACCGGTATGAAACCGCTTCCCGGCCGACGTCAGCCACCACCTGGACCTCGCCTCGCTGCCACGTGACCGGCAGGACAGACCCTGGACCGCCGGCGACCAGCATCGCCCGCAATGAGCACGCTTGTCCCCGGACGACACGCCATCGGTCACACGCCACACCACGTGCGGGTCGTGATCTTCCCAGTAGGGTGCGGGTTCATGAAGGTGAGCGAGGAAGACGTACGGATCCCCGGGGCCGGTCACGAGATCCGGGCCAAGGTGCTGACACCGGTGGGCGGCGGCACCTGGCCGGGGGTGGTGCTCTACTCCGACATCTTCCAGCTGACCGAGTCGACGCTGCGCACGTGCCGCCGGCTGGCCGCGGCCGGGCTGATCGTCTGCGTGCCCGAGATCTATCCGCGCGGCGAACTGGCCGGGGTGGCGCTCGAGTTCGACGACGCGGGCAAGCAGGCCGGGCTGGCCGGCGCCGCCGCGATGTCGACCGCCGAGTTCGACGAGGACCGCGTGTCGGTTCTCGATTACGTGACCGCCCGCCCCGACGTCACCACGGTGCACGCCGCCGGTTACTGCCTGGGCGGACATCTCGCCTTCCGGGCGGCGTTCGACGAGCGGGTCACCTCGACCGTGTGCTTCTATCCGACCGGCCTGCACAACGGCGCGCTCGGGGCCGACCACGCCGATTCGCTGGCCGCGGCGGCGCGCATCCGGGGCCAGCTGATGATCATCTTTGGGTCGCGGGACCCGCACGTCCCCGCGGCGGCGCGCGCCCAGATCCTGGCCGCGCTCTACGAGGCCGGTCACGAGGATCTGGAACTGCACGTCTACGCCGGCGGGGAGCACGCGTTCATGCGCGATGTCGGCCCCCGCTACGACCCCGAGCTCACCGACCGCGGGCTCGACGAGGCCGTCTCGTTCCTGCGCGGGCGTTCGCTTCAGTAGCCGGCCGCTCCGTCCGGGTCGGGTTTCCCCGTACGAGGGTGTCGTGCACACGCCAGCGGGCGGTGATCGCCTCCCGTTCGGCGGCGGCGTCGCCCGACGCGAGCCGCTCCCGCAGCAGCCGCATCGCGAGCCGCCGGTTCACGCTGAACTGCCGTTCGGTGTCGACCACGACGACCAGCCCGGACGGCCGGTGAGTGGCGCGGACGGCAGTGCTCGCCTTGTTGCGATGCTGGCCGCCCGGCCCACCGGTGCGCGTGGCGACAACCTCCACGTCGCCCTCGTCGAACGTCGTGCGCGGGACCTCCGTCGAGCACGGCTGCGACACGACGTACCAGTTCTTGCGCCCGATGCCCGTACGGAAAGGGCTCGGGGCCTGCCAGCACAACGTGCCCGTCCAGCCCCGCGCGAACGAAGCCGCGCCCGGCCCGTCGATCTCGACCACCACCGACCGCTGCCGGGCGGTCTTCGCGATGGTCAGCCCGAGCCCGGCCGCCTCCGTTTCCAGCCGCCGCACGAGTTCGGCCAGCGCCCAGTCGCACTCCCGCGGCCCGCGCCCGGCCGAGAGCAGCAGATGCACGCTCACGACCGCTCCCGCGTCTTGTAGGTGACCAGCGGAATCGTCACCGCTACGGGCGTGGCCAGCTCGTGCGCGACGAGATCACCGACCACCTGCTCGATGCGCTTGTAGGCCGTCGGCGCCTCCTCGAACAGCAGCTGCCGGTCGCCGCAGACGACCAGCGATCCGACCGCCGTACGGCGGAGCTCGGCCACGGTGTGCTTGACCTTGTTGCGCCGCAGCGCGTCGGAACGCGACATCTTGCGCCCGGCCCCGTGCGCGACCGAGAAGTTCGCCTCGGCTCCCGCGTGCCCGGCGACCAGATAGGACGGTGTGCCGCGGGTGCCCGCGATCAGCACGTCCTTCCCGTCACCGCCGGCCGCACCTTTCCGGTGCAGGTAGAGCCCGTCACGCACCTCGACGAAGTTGTGGCACTCGTCGACGATCGGTTCGGCGGGTTCGGCCCCCAGCGCGTCCGCGACCCGCTCGGCCATGAGACGCCGGTTCAACGACCCCCACCGTACGGCGTCGTCGTGCGCCTTGAGGTAGGCCGCGGGATCGGCGGCCGGGCCGGCCCCGTGCACCTCGGTGTGCGCCCGCAGGATGCTCTCACCCAGCCCGCGCGAACCGCTGTGCACGATCAGCACCAGGTCGCCCTGGGCCACCCGGCCCCCCCGCAGCACCGCATCGACGCGGGCCAGCTCGACGAAGTGGTTGCCCCGCCCGACCGTGCCCAGGCTTTCCGGGTGACCGGCCGGGATGTCCGCCGGCCACAGGTCGTCGTCCGGGGTCAGCGGCCGGTCGAGGTCGGGGAAGCGGGCGGCCAGGCGTTCCCGGTGGGGCCGCTTGATGGTGATGGGGAAGACGGCGATGCCGCAGCCGATGTCCGAGCCCACCAGGAACGGGTAGAGCACTGACGACAACATGGCGGCGCCGATCGGGGCACCCTTGCCCGGGTGCAGATCGGGCATGCCCGCGACGTGTCGCATGCCGTCGAGGGCGGCGACACGGTGGCACTGGTCGAGCGCGTCGGACTCGATCCAGCTGCCGGGCGAGGCGAAAACACGAACGGAGGCGTGCTCAGACAAAACGAGACTCCGGGAATGACGAAGTGGCGGGGCTCTGCGGGCGTTCCGTCAGTACGTCATGGCAAGAGCTTGTCCGGTCCCGCCGCGTACGGCAACCGAATTAGCTGGCTAGGCTGAGCTGATGCGTCGAGTAGTGGTGATCGGGGCGACCGGGCACACCGGCAGCTATCTGGTGCCCCGGCTGGTGCAGGCGGGCCACGAGGTGATCGCGGTCAGCCGGGCCGAGCGGCAACCCCACCAGGAACGACCCGAATGGCAGGCCGTTCAGCGGGTGACCGCCGACCGCCGCGCCGAGGACGCCGCGGGCACGTTCGGCGAGCGCATCGCCGCCCTGCGCCCCGACGCCGTCATCGACATGATCTGCTTCACCCCCGACTCGGCCCGCCAGCTCGTCGAGGCCCTGCGCCCGACCCGCCCGCTGCTGGTGCACTGCGGCAGCATCTGGGTCCACGGCCCCGCCCGGCGCGTGCCGCTGACCGAGGACGAACCCCGCACCCCGTACGGGGATTACGGCATCGGCAAGGCCGCGATCGAGGAACTGCTGCACCGCGAAACCCTGGCCGGCGGCGTCCCCAGCATCGTGCTGCACCCCGGCCACATCAGCGGGCCCGGCCGCCGCGCGATCAACCCCGCCGGCAACATGGACGCCGAGGTGTGGCGCCGCCTGGCCGTGGGGGAGCCGCTGCCCCTGCCCGCGTTCGGCATGGGCATCCTCAACCACGTGCACGCCGACGACGTGGCCCAGGCCTTCCAGCTCGCCCTGACCCGGCCCGCGGCCGTCGGCTCCAGCTTCCACGTGGTCGCCGAGCAGGCCATGACGTCCCGCGGCCTGGCCACCGGCGTGGCCGCCTGGTTCGGCCGCACCCCCGAACTGGAGTACGTCGACTGGCCCGAGTTCGAGGAGCGGGCCGGTAAGGAACACGCCGACGTCAGCCGCGAACACATCGAACGCGGCATCGCCGCCAGTATCGGCAAGGCCCGCGCGGTCCTCGGCTACGCCCCGCGCTACACCTCGCTGGAAGCCATGCACGGTTCCCTGCTGTGGATGGTCGCCCACAACCAGGCCGACGTGGGCGGCCAGCCGTTCTGAGAGCCCGGCCGGTGGCCGGACCGGGAACGTCGTTCGATTCGCGGTCGGGATCGTCGGCGGATTGCCGACTAGGCTCGATCTATGGCGTGGGTCACGGCCGGGTTGGTGCTTGCCGCGGGGGCGGGGCGGCGTTACGGCATGCCCAAAGCCCTGATCCGCTATCCGGACCGGTTGCTCGTCGAGCGGGCCGCCGACACCTTGCGTGAGGCCGGCGCGTCACC from the Paractinoplanes abujensis genome contains:
- a CDS encoding HAD family hydrolase, whose protein sequence is MLRGVLLDLDDTLIDHHGAVRAALDLWLPELGVASTSETSALWDEVQERHMVAWRERRVSFAEQRRRRLRDFLPQIRIPYEENDLDPIFEGYLRAYESSWRRFPDVDEALAALGAAGLTTAVLTNGTVEQQRAKLAKAGLEGRVGPLFTVEDLGVAKPSPDAFRLACERIGLEPARVVSVGDRHDLDVLPARAAGLRAIHLDRRDAGPHDEPDRLTTLTGLAAALSR
- a CDS encoding dienelactone hydrolase family protein, with translation MKVSEEDVRIPGAGHEIRAKVLTPVGGGTWPGVVLYSDIFQLTESTLRTCRRLAAAGLIVCVPEIYPRGELAGVALEFDDAGKQAGLAGAAAMSTAEFDEDRVSVLDYVTARPDVTTVHAAGYCLGGHLAFRAAFDERVTSTVCFYPTGLHNGALGADHADSLAAAARIRGQLMIIFGSRDPHVPAAARAQILAALYEAGHEDLELHVYAGGEHAFMRDVGPRYDPELTDRGLDEAVSFLRGRSLQ
- a CDS encoding peptide chain release factor-like protein produces the protein MSVHLLLSAGRGPRECDWALAELVRRLETEAAGLGLTIAKTARQRSVVVEIDGPGAASFARGWTGTLCWQAPSPFRTGIGRKNWYVVSQPCSTEVPRTTFDEGDVEVVATRTGGPGGQHRNKASTAVRATHRPSGLVVVVDTERQFSVNRRLAMRLLRERLASGDAAAEREAITARWRVHDTLVRGNPTRTERPATEANARAGTRRPRRARGR
- a CDS encoding RNA ligase RtcB family protein, yielding MSEHASVRVFASPGSWIESDALDQCHRVAALDGMRHVAGMPDLHPGKGAPIGAAMLSSVLYPFLVGSDIGCGIAVFPITIKRPHRERLAARFPDLDRPLTPDDDLWPADIPAGHPESLGTVGRGNHFVELARVDAVLRGGRVAQGDLVLIVHSGSRGLGESILRAHTEVHGAGPAADPAAYLKAHDDAVRWGSLNRRLMAERVADALGAEPAEPIVDECHNFVEVRDGLYLHRKGAAGGDGKDVLIAGTRGTPSYLVAGHAGAEANFSVAHGAGRKMSRSDALRRNKVKHTVAELRRTAVGSLVVCGDRQLLFEEAPTAYKRIEQVVGDLVAHELATPVAVTIPLVTYKTRERS
- a CDS encoding NAD-dependent epimerase/dehydratase family protein; this encodes MRRVVVIGATGHTGSYLVPRLVQAGHEVIAVSRAERQPHQERPEWQAVQRVTADRRAEDAAGTFGERIAALRPDAVIDMICFTPDSARQLVEALRPTRPLLVHCGSIWVHGPARRVPLTEDEPRTPYGDYGIGKAAIEELLHRETLAGGVPSIVLHPGHISGPGRRAINPAGNMDAEVWRRLAVGEPLPLPAFGMGILNHVHADDVAQAFQLALTRPAAVGSSFHVVAEQAMTSRGLATGVAAWFGRTPELEYVDWPEFEERAGKEHADVSREHIERGIAASIGKARAVLGYAPRYTSLEAMHGSLLWMVAHNQADVGGQPF